CAGATGATCTCTTATGAAGTGGGATACGGTCTGTCGATCATCGGCGTGGTGCTGGTGGCCAATACCCTTTCTCTGCGTGAGTTGGTAGAGAGTCAAGCCACCTTCGGTAGTTGGCTGATCTGGAAGCAGCCGCTGGGGTTTCTCTTGTATCTGACCTGCGCCACCGCCGAGACCAACCGAGCTCCCTTTGACATGCCGGAAGCCGAATCGGAACTAGTGGGGGGATACCATACCGAGTATTCGTCGATGCGATTCGCCATGTTCTTTATGGGTGAATACGCCAACATGCTGGCCGTTGCGGCCATCGGAGCCACTTTGTTCCTCGGCGGCTGGCAGGGGCCGTACTTGCCGCCGGTAGTCTGGTTGATCTTGAAAGTTATTGCGTTCATGTTCTTTTTTATATGGTTGCGCGCTACCTTACCGCGTTTTCGCTATGACCAGTTGATGAACTTTGGGTGGAAAGTACTGTTTCCGCTGGCCTTGTTGAATACCATGGTAACCGCGGCGCTGGTAATGTTGTGAAATATTTTTTGACGGTGATATGGCAGTGAAAGAGATTATAAAAGCCCTCGGACATGTGATTTTCAAGATGCCTATCGGCTTTGCGGTCACGCTGAAGCACTTGTTCAAACGACCGGTGACACTGGATTATCCGGCGCGCAAGAAGCCGATGACCCCACGCTACCGGGGGCGGCATTATCTGGAACGCTACGACGACGGCACCGAACGATGTGTCTGCTGCGGTCTCTGCGCCGCCGCCTGCCCGGCTGATGCTATCTACATGGAGCCTGAGGAATCTGAAAACGGAGAACGCCGCGCCGAGGTGTATGAGATAAACCTGCTGCGCTGTATTTTCTGCGGTTTTTGTGAAGAAGCCTGCCCGGAAGAAGCTGTCTTTCTGGGACAAGATTACGAGTTTTCCGACTCGGAACGGAACTCATTCATCTGGACCAAGGAGCAGATGCTGGTTCCGCACCCACGTCAGGACAATCCGTTCAAACGCATCATCCGCCGTGTGAGAAGAGTGTACGGCATACTGGATAAAACAAAATGAGTCTCGACACGATCATTTTCGGAGCATCAGCAGTCATCGCCGTTTTTGGTGCGGTCATGATGATCGGCCAGCGCAATCCGGTCGCCTCCGTCTTATACTTCATCGTGTCGCTGGTGGCGCAGGCGGTTCTCTACGTGCAACTCGGCGCTCTGTTTTTGGGAGCGGTGCTGATAATTGTATACGCCGGTGCAATCCTGGTGCTGTTCTTGTTCGTGATAATGCTTCTGAACCTTCGCGGGACGGAAGACTTTGGCGGCGGTTCGTCGCCGGTGAGTAAGTTTACCAAATTCCTGGTGGCCGCATTGCTCGCCGTGGAGTTAGGATTCGTCGTGAGGAACGGCGTGTTTCCGGACGCAGGCACCCAGACAATACTGCCTGACGGTTTCGGATCGGTCAAAGCGGTGGCCGAGTTGATCTTCATGAAGTACCTCTATCCCTTCGAACTGACCTCAGTACTATTGTTGGTGGCCATCGTCGGCGCCGTGGTGCTGGCCGGTCGTTCGAGAGCATCAGAGTCAAGAGACAGGGTGGAGGATGCAGGTGCGGCAGGCAACCCTCCCATCGAAGAGGTGCATGGCTAAATGGTGACTATTCCTGCATTCCTGGTGGTAGCAGTGGTGCTGTTCGGGATCGGCTGTGTTGGCGTGATGATATCGCGCAACATCATAATTATGTTTATGTGTGTGGAGTTGATGCTCAACGCCGCCAACCTGGCGCTGATCGCTTTCTCGCAAGCACTGGGCAAAGAAGATGGCCACGTAATGGTGTTTTTGGTCCTGACCGTCGCAGCGGCTGAAGCCGCGGTGGGGCTGGCTATGGTGATAATGATTTTCCGTAATCGCGAAACGATAAACATCGATCGGTTTGGGATACTGAAGTGGTAGGTAAGAATTAACATGGCTGAGTATTTGTATCTGGTACCGGCCCTCCCGCTGGCCGGGTTCCTGATCAACGGTCTCCTGATCGGTCGTCTGCCGAGACCGGTGGTATCTTTTGTTGCCTGTGCTTCGATTGGTGTATCGTTTGTGGTCTCGGTCTTGCTCTTCTTCGATTTGAAAGGGCTGCCTGCTGACGGTCGTATAATCGAGCAGGTCCTCCTGCCGTGGATAATGGCCGGTGATTTCCATGTCAACATCGCTCTCATGCTCGACCCGCTGTCGGCCGTCATGATTCTGGTAGTCACCGGTGTCGGGTTCCTGATCCATGTCTATTCAATCGGCTACATGCACAAGGACCCCGGGTATGCCCGCTACTTCACCTATCTGAATCTCTTTACTTTCTCCATGCTGGTGTTGGTGCTGGCCGACAATTTCCTGTTCATGTTCGTCGGCTGGGAGGGCGTGGGGTTGTGTTCGTATCTTCTGATCGGCTTTTGGTTCGACCGACAGTCGGCCACCGATGCGGGCAAGAAGGCGTTCATCGTCAACCGTATCGGCGATTTCGGATTCTTGATAGGCATGTTTATAATCTTCTGGCAGGTCGGTTCGCTTGATTTTCAGACCGTGATGCACAGCGCACCCGGTTCGTTCGCGGCCGGTGGTACTTTGATCACCGCAGCTTGTCTTTTGTTGTTCGTGGGCGCCACCGGCAAGTCGGCTCAGATTCCGCTGTTTGTCTGGTTGCCCGACGCCATGGAAGGACCCACGCCGGTCTCGGCTCTGATCCACGCGGCTACTATGGTGACAGCCGGCGTCTACATGATCGCCCGCAGCAATGTGCTCTTTCTGATGGCGCCGGATGCCTTAATGATCGTGGCTATAATCGGCGCCGCCACAGCCTTCTTTGCGGCCACCATCGGTCTGGCCCAAAACGACATCAAACGTGTATTGGCCTATTCGACGGTGAGCCAGTTGGGTTATATGTTCCTGGCTTGCGGCGTGGCAGCTTTCACGGCAGGTATCTTTCACTTGATGACTCATGCCTTTTTTAAGGCGTTGCTCTTTCTCGGGGCCGGCTCGGTCATCCATGCCATGTCCGACGAACAGGACATGCGAAAAATGGGCGGCCTCAAGAAGTACGTGCCGATCACCTATGCGACGATGCTGCTTGCTACGCTGGCCATATCCGGCATTCCGCTTTTCAGTGGCTTTTTCTCCAAGGATGAAATCCTGTGGAAATCGTTCTCATCGCACTATGGCCATCCACTCTTGTGGGTGATCGGAGTTGTGACAGCCGGCTTGACCGCCTTCTATATGTTCCGGCTTGTCTATCTGACTTTCTTTGGCTCTGAACGCATGGACGATCACACTCGCGAACACTTGCACGAATCACCGAGATCCATGACTATGCCGTTGATAGTTCTGGCCGGTCTCTCGGTTGTTGGTGGGTTTGTCGGCTTGCCTCACGTGTTCGGCTTCACCAATTACTTCGAACAGTGGCTTGAGCCGGTAATGGCCGGTGCTTCGCAGCATGCTGCCTCGCAGGCCATGGCCGCAGGCGGCGGTAACACCGGACTGGAACTGGGTCTGATGGCCGTCTCGGTGCTGATGGTCGCCTTTGCCATTTATATGGCCTACCGAATATACAACCGGGCTCCGGAGATGGCGACCAGACTACGCGACAAGATGCCCTGGGCTCATCGTATTCTGCTGAACAAGTATTTTGTGGATGAAATATATAGTGCTGCGATAGTCCGTCCGGTGGTCAATGGGTCCAAGTTCCTGTGGACGATTTTCGACGTTCGACTGATCGACGGGCTGGTTAACGGGCTGGCCACAATCTATGGTGATATGGCCCAACTCCTCCGCACCGGTCAAACCGGACGGGTGCGCACCTACGCCACTTTGTTCGTTTTCGGCGTGGTTGTCATTGTGGCCCTGATGCTTTTTGGATAGATGATGGAAAACACAATACTGACACTGGTGACATTCTTCCCGACCATCGGCGTGCTCCTGCTCTTGCTGGTGCCGAGAGAACGACATGACAGCATCAAAGCAGTGAGCTTAATAGTTGCATTTGTAACTATGTTACTGTCGTTTATGTTGTGGTCGATGTTCGATCCGGTGGCCAACGGCATGCAATTCGAGTATGACTTGCCCTGGGTGATGTCGATGGGTATCCACTACCACATGGGTATCGACGGCATCTCCCTGGTGCTGATCGTCCTCACCACTATTCTGACCGTCCTGGCCATTCTCGCTTCGTGGCGTTCCATTACCACCGGCGTGAAGGGCTACTTCATCTGCCTACTGCTCTTACAGACCGGGATGATCGGCGTGTTCTGCGCTTTGGACTTGTTCTTGTTCTATGTATTCTGGGAAGTCATGCTGGTGCCCATGTATTTCCTGATCGGCGTCTGGGGCGGACCGCGGCGCGTTTATGCAGCCATAAAATTCGTGCTGTTCACCATGTTCGGGTCGCTCTTGATGCTGGTCGCAATTTTGTATGTGCTCTTTCAGTATCAGGCGTTCTCTGGTGAGTACTCATTCGATTTGATGAAACTGGTATCCATGCCGACGGTCTACCGCGATCAGCTCTGGCTCTTCGGCGCTTTTGCCTTAGCCTTTGCCATCAAAGTCCCGTTGTGGCCCTTCCATACCTGGCTACCGGACGCGCATGTCGAGGCGCCCACGGCCGGCTCGGTGATTCTGGCCGGTGTGCTTCTGAAAATGGGTGCCTATGGTTTCCTGAGAATATGTCTGCCCATGTTCCCGGACGCCACTATGACATACCTGCCGTATATATGCGTCTTAAGTTTGATCGCGATCATTTACGGTGCCCTCGTAGCGATGGTGCAGAAGGACGTCAAGTCGCTGGTGGCCTTTTCATCTGTCTCACACATGGGCTTCGTCATGCTCGGGATGTTCGCACTCAACTTTCAGGGGATGCAAGGCTCGGTGTTACAAATGATCAACCATGGCATCTCCACCGGCGCACTGTTCCTGCTCGTCGGTATGATCTATGAGCGACGGCACACCCGCATGATTTCAGAATTCGGTGGCCTGGCCAGGGTGATGCCGTTCTTTGCCGCTGTCTTCTTGATAACGACACTTTCATCGATCGGCCTACCACTGACCAACGGTTTTGTCGGTGAGTTCCTGATTCTTTTGGGCATGTTTAAGGCCAACACTGTCTATGCCGTCATCGCGGCCAGCGGCGTGATACTGTCCGCCTGCTACATGCTGTGGATGTTCCAGCGGGTAGTGTTCGGCAAAGTCACCAAACCGGAAAACCAGGAGTTGACCGATCTCTCCTGGCGTGAAAAATTGATCATGGTTCCGCTGGTGTTGCTCATGTTCGGCATTGGTGTCTATCCCAAACCGCTGCTTGAGCGAATGGAACCGGCCGTAAAACAGGTACTGCAACACGTGGCCAGGGCACAGACAGTCAGACTAGACGAAGACGGACAAGTCAGAGAGATAGCTATCCAACCGGGAAACGAACAACTAACGACCGCCCATTTGACCCAAGGAGGTATCTCATGTCCGAAGTGATTATCTATACCAAGGAGGGATGTCCGTACTGTGCCGCCGCCAAAAAGCACTACACGGAACAAGGCGTCTCGTTCAACGAAATCGACATCAACGTTGAAGAGGGAGCCAAGGACAAGCTGCTTTCAATAACCAAAGGTGAGCGCATCGTCCCGGTCATCATCGAAGGAGATGATGTCAAGCTCGGTTTCGGAGGCGGTTGAGGATTCTAACTGATGGGCGGCGGTCGTCGCCCGAAGAAAAAACGAGATTATGGACTTTACGTCGGCCTCGATAAATTTCGAACTGATCTACTCGGAAATCGCGCTGTTATCTGCCGCCTTTCTGATTTTGGTAACTTCTGCCCAGCGGCATATCGCACGTTTGGCCCCGCTGGTAGCACTGCTTGGTATGGCCGTCTCTATGTTCTATGCTGTGCAGCAGTGGGGCAATCAGATGTCCGGGTTCTTCGGTATGGTCACCTGTGATGATTTCGGCACTGCATTTAAGATACTATTCCTGATCGTGGCCATGTTGGTTTTGTTGATTGCGCATCGTTACCTCTCGGTCAAGCGAATCAGCAACCCGGAATTCTACGCCCTACTTTTGATTTCGACTATGGGCATGATGGTGATGGCCAACACGACCGATTTGCTGGTCATGTTCCTGGGCCTTGAAATCATGTCGGTACCGCTGTATGTCATGGCCGGGTTGGCCCGGCGGTCGCTTGAGTCGAACGAAGCCGGCATCAAGTATTTCATCATGGGCGCGTTCGCCTCGGCCTTTCTACTGTTGGGCATCGCCTTTGTGTTCGGTGCGTCGGGCACGACCGACCTCAGACGCATCGTGGCCGATTTCAGCTTCATTGTCTCCAACTTCAGCTACTACCTGTACGTCGGTGCCGGTCTGATTCTGATCGGATTCGGCTTCAAGGTTGCGGCGGTGCCGTTCCACAGTTGGGTGCCTGACGTCTACCAGGGTGCGCCGACACCGGTGACAGCGTTCTTCTCGGTTGGACCCAAAGCAGCCGGTTTTGCGGTGATGCTGCGCATCTTCCTGTATGGTTTTGCACAAATGGACCTCTTGAGTGATTTGTTCTGGATACTCGCGGTGCTAACGATGACCGTCGGCAATATCCTGGCCCTCAAACAGGACAATGTCAAACGAATGCTGGCCTGTTCTTCGATAGCGCACGCCGGGTACATACTGGTGGCTCTTTGCGTCGGCTCAAGCGATGCTCTGGCGGCAGCCTTGTTCTACCTTGTCGGCTACGCAATGTTCAACCTGGGCGCTTTTGCGGTGGTGACGCTCCTGGAAACGCGGTCCGGATGCAAGTCTGACTTCACTGAGCTAAACGGCATGGCATCATCTGCGCCGTACTTGTCGGCGGTGCTGGCCTTGTTCATGTTCGCGTTGTCCGGATTCCCACCGACGGTCGGGTTCTTTGGTAAATTCTATGTCTTCTCAACGGCTGTTAAGTCCGGTTACATATTGTTGACGGTGATCGGCGTTATGAATTCGTTTTTGTCGGTCTATTACTATCTGCGTGTGATCAAGACGTCGTACTTCGACAAACTTGAGGGCACGTTCGCACCGGTTACTTACTCTCCCGCTATCATGCTGGTGTTGGTGATAACTGTCGTCGGCACTCTTGGTCTGGGTTTCTTCCCGGACCAGGTACTCAAACTTTCCCAGTCGGCACTGTTTGCCTTTTTGTAGCAGGTAAACCTGTTTTTCGCGCTACGCACGCCTATGATTGACAGATATACATGTGTCGGGCGAGGTCGCCACGACACCACACCCAAGATCCAATTGTCATGCCGAGCGCGGTTCAAGGATCACTGTGTGGACGGCGGACCTCGTACTCTGCTCTTTCTTGTTCCCGTCGAGAGGTCGGTGGCCAATGGCCGGGGTGTGTTCCTCGTGGGGTTGAGTCAATAACACACCCCTAAATCCCCTCTCAAGAAGGGACTCCGAAGAAAACACCGGTGGGTCGACGGCCCTTGCGACTCTGACACACTGTCGTCCTGGGCGCAGTCGAAGGGCGAGCGTTCGACAGGCCCGAAGCGCAAAAAAAGTGATTTATCACCTTTGGCATTGACATGCTGCTCACACGGTCGTAACCTTTCATCGACGAACTCCAAGGTCCGAACACCAGGGAGATCGGCTGTTAGGTGTACGAATAATACCATAACTTAAGGAGACTCTAATCAAACTGTGGTTAGGGTCCTAAAGTAAGAGGATGAAGAATGACCGGTGACGCCACTAAGAACAGCGACATCTTCATAAGTTATTCAAGCAAGGACCGCGGTCGCATCGCTCCCTTGGTGGAAGCTCTGGAAGGAGTGGGGTGGGCTGTCTGGTGGGACCGTAAGATTCCTGTCGGCAAGACCTACAATGAGGTCATCGAAGCAGCTTTGAACTCGTGCGGATGTGTGATCGTCGTCTGGTCGGAAAACTCGATTGAATCTGAATATGTACGGGACGAAACCAGTGAGGCCAAGAGCCAGCATAAGCTCGTTCCCGTATTGATAGATCAAGTCAAACCACCCCTTGAATTCCGACGAATCCAAGCCGCCAACCTGTTGAACTGGGCGCCGGAAGCTGAAAGCGCCGAGTTTGACGAACTCCTGGATGCCATCACGGACATGATAGGTAAACCTGAGAGTACCCGGGATAGCCTGGACCAGGCTGAGGTAGGGGATGAGGATGAAGACGTCGATGACGATGAAGATGACGATGACGATGAAGATGAAGATGAAGATGAAGATGAACTGGAGTCCGATGACTGGTTTGACAAGGGATACGAGGCTCAAGAACGCAACCAACACAAGAAGGCCCTGCGCTGTTACACCCGTGCCATCGATCTCGACCCCGATAGCGCCGAGACGTATTGCAATCGCGGCAACGCTTACGACTCTCTTATGCGATATGGTGATGCACTAAAAGACTACCGAAAGGCTATCCGGCTAGATCCGAATGATGCCGACATTTATCTAAACCGAGGCAATACATACAGCACACTGGAGCGTTTCGAGGAGGCATTGGAGGACTATAGTGCGGCCCTCAAACTTGAGCCGGATGATGCCTATGTATACGGACAAAGGGGATTCGTTTTGCATAGACTGGAGCGTTACGAAGAGGCTCTGAGGGACTACGATATGGCACTTAAGCTGGCTCCGGATGATGCCAATACGTTCCATCACAACAGGGGAGATGCATTCTTCGAACTGGGGCGTTACGATGCTGCTCTGAGAGAGTTCGGTGCAGCGATCGAGATTGACCCAGAGGACTTGTCTACGCTACAGGGTCTGGCCGAAGTGTGCATAATCGTGGGACGTTATGATGACGCATTCGGGTATGCCAAGAAAGCCCAAGCACTATCCCTGGAACATAAGGATTCATCCATTTCTTTGTATCTTGGATGCATTGCCCGGAAGTTGCTGGGACAGGATACTGAGGAAACGTCAGGCAGGTTCAATGAGTTGCTCCAAAAGGAGTTTCAGATCGATTGGTCTTTCAAGAAGATCGATGACTGGGTCAAGACCGCCGAATTATCTGACGATGTACGGGAGTTTATTGTTGCGAAGACGGCGTTGCTGAAGACCAAGCAGAAGAAGAAGGAATAGGTTGGTTGCGCGGTAGCACCCTTCGACTGCGCTCAGGGTGACAGGTAAACCTGCTTTTCGTGGTGCACGGGGACGCGCCTCGCGCACGATCACTACAAATCCCACATTGAATGCTCGCGCCTATTCATCAATAAAGGAGTATTCACATGACCACCAGCGCAGAACATATCAAAGCCAAATCATGCAGGCATCGTATTCACCATCGATTCTATCATGTAAATGTGAAAATGCGCAATCCAAACCCATTTGTGCGCAAGCCGGCTGGTCGCCTCAAATCATGTCTGGCGGCGGGCTTGGGGTAGACGGGGGCGTCTACCGCCCACAGAAAACACTTTTTCCGCAAAACAAACCCATTTGCGCCCGACGTGCAGGATCGACAGACAAGAATCGTCACGCGAGGTCGCATGACGGCACAAGCGAAGATGGATTCCCGCCTTCGCGGGAATGACAGATCGGGGGTGCCCTTCGACTCCGCTCAGGGTGACACAATTGGCGGGTTCACGCCGCGGCGCGCGGGCGAAGACGGACCTGCCCTACGACTCCGCTCGGGGTGACACAATTGGCGGGTTCACGCCGCGGCGGGCAGGCGAAGACGGACCTGCCCTACGAGGAAAGTCGCTGTTTTTCGCGGTGCACGAGGAGGTACACCACGCACACAATCGGCAGATGTGGACATCTGCCGTGCACGGTACCTTACCAGATTCCCTCTTGAGAGGAGTGCCCGTAGGGCGTTGTGTGTACTTCAATTATACCTACAACAACTGCAAGTAGTAGCAGGGGGAGGGGCCGTTGGTGAACATCCAGTCGACCAGGTAGACCAGATCAGCTATGTCAATCAAACCACCTGAACAGTCGACATCACCCGATTGATAAGGAATCGGTTCCGGACCGCCGGTGAATTGGAAATCGACCAACCAAACCAGGTCGGCGATATCAGTCCCCGGTTGACCATCCGTGTTCCCGGCCTGCACCCAGATGCGATCGGTGAAGAAAATCTCCACGGCGGTGGAATCCGATACCACGTGCGCAGGAATGTCACCGTTGTTGACATGGCTCAAACCGCGGCAGTCCACCTCGGCCAACCCGACCAGCGCCGTCTGCTCCAAACCGCTGATGCCGACATCGAGGTATTGGAAGATGATACTGCCGTCTTTGGTCAACAGCATTTCAAAGTTGATCGTGGTGTCCGAAGCGAGATTGAAATTCGAGGGACGATACCATTCCAGCACCAGCGTGTCGTAGGAGGGGTCGTTGTACAGGTAGATTCCTGCTTCCGGCACGGCAACAGTGTCGAAGATGAGATCACTCCAGAAGGCCGAGATAAAGGTACTGAACGGTGTGCCGGGAATGTCGATGCCGCCGTAATAACCATTGACGTTGATGTTGGTGTCGGTGAAGGACACGCCGCCGTTGACACCCATGAAAACGCGGTTGAAGGTGGTGTCGTAGAACGGAAAGTGAAAACCGATATTGCGTGGACCAACGCTGCCATCGTCCAGTGGATTGCCGCTGCCCTGGTGATAGTAGTCGCCGAACGACAACTTGGTCCCCAGCGTTTTGGCCGAGATCCACTTGAACTCCGGTCCCTCAGGATCGCCGGATATTTTCGCAGCATAAGTAGTATCGTCACAGGGTACGGTCAGGTAGACCGGGACGACACTGCTCGAATCGAGACTGCCGCCTGATAGTCCCCAATTGACCGTGAGCAGTCCCCGGTAGCGTTCGACCTGATCCTCAATGACCGAGGCATCGAGAGTAACAGCGAGCATTAACGAATCGGACGGCCCAACCGTGCCGGCTGTCGGAGACGGCGAGAGCCAGTTGCCGAGATTCTTGAAGAGGCTGTCATTGACGACTATGGTAAAGTCCATCGCTTGCGAAATCGAACGGTTGAACAGCCAGACATCGGTCGTAGCCATGGAACCAACATCCATCGTCGTGTCGATGAGGATCGGCAGGGCGTAGATCGACGGTGGCGGTGCAAGGGTGGAGATAGCTGCGAAAAGGTTCGGACGAGGGCCGATATGCTCCGAGGTATCTCCCAACTGAAGGGTACCGGTGGGCACCAGGGCATCGCGGATCATGTCCGAGGTTAACACGGAGCCATGGTTTGCTTTGTAGTAACCTTGCAGGCAAGCTCCAGCCCCGGTGACAATCGGTGAAGCCGACGACGTTCCGCCAAAACCAGCCGTGTAATACTGGTCGTAATCACCACCACCATCGAACAGTCCGCCATAACCGCATGTGTAAACACCGGTGCCATAACCCTGAAGATTGACGCGCGCGCCGAAATTGGAAAAGCCCAGTCGCTGGAGGTCCTGAGCGTACCCGGCGGGATAGCC
This DNA window, taken from Candidatus Zixiibacteriota bacterium, encodes the following:
- a CDS encoding S8 family serine peptidase, with protein sequence MTMKLATRMLLVLILTTGSMLATPGAALIDSDTAESMSTDLIPRVTADKSSAIPVSSQAVISHVVVKFAQSSGVRLRGNRLISLTTGRPVQRAESVLRPFLGSDFSRLFAGQSEDKLDRDRDAAQRRSGHEMADLNSYYRIDLTDPALAEQIVRQLNALDEVEIAYIQPAPEVAEDIDPPTPDYQPNQDYREAAPAGVDADYANTLPGGDGSGVKIIDIEINWQTTHEDLDKALGAVIGPYPGEGQSSTNHGTAVLGEMVAGNNGYGMTGICYGADVGMVSVSTMSFAQAMYTAIDNLDPGDLVLIELHAPGPRYNFQSRPDQLGYVCMEYWQANYDAILYAWAKGIIVMEAAGNGAEDFDDAGLYAQIFDTTWRNSHAIVIGAGYPAGYAQDLQRLGFSNFGARVNLQGYGTGVYTCGYGGLFDGGGDYDQYYTAGFGGTSSASPIVTGAGACLQGYYKANHGSVLTSDMIRDALVPTGTLQLGDTSEHIGPRPNLFAAISTLAPPPSIYALPILIDTTMDVGSMATTDVWLFNRSISQAMDFTIVVNDSLFKNLGNWLSPSPTAGTVGPSDSLMLAVTLDASVIEDQVERYRGLLTVNWGLSGGSLDSSSVVPVYLTVPCDDTTYAAKISGDPEGPEFKWISAKTLGTKLSFGDYYHQGSGNPLDDGSVGPRNIGFHFPFYDTTFNRVFMGVNGGVSFTDTNINVNGYYGGIDIPGTPFSTFISAFWSDLIFDTVAVPEAGIYLYNDPSYDTLVLEWYRPSNFNLASDTTINFEMLLTKDGSIIFQYLDVGISGLEQTALVGLAEVDCRGLSHVNNGDIPAHVVSDSTAVEIFFTDRIWVQAGNTDGQPGTDIADLVWLVDFQFTGGPEPIPYQSGDVDCSGGLIDIADLVYLVDWMFTNGPSPCYYLQLL